The following proteins are encoded in a genomic region of Doryrhamphus excisus isolate RoL2022-K1 chromosome 6, RoL_Dexc_1.0, whole genome shotgun sequence:
- the LOC131131371 gene encoding zona pellucida sperm-binding protein 3-like — protein sequence MVIKCTAVCLVALALLCSVCNAQRYLSPRQDTKQGTQDPQQTRNTFEKPITWMYPEEPQPEPKTDVPFELRHPVPAATVAVDCREKDAHVEVKKDLFGIGQFINPDDLTLGNCGLVGEDTAAHVLIYESELHDCNSKLQMTDDSLIYTFSLQYNPKPMGNIPVVRTTNAAVIVECYYPRHHNVSSLPLDPHWVPFSSVKVAEEFLYFSLTLMTSDWMHERPRYEYYLGDMIFVEATVKQYYHVPLRVYVDNCVATLTPEINSSPRYAFIENGCLVDAWITSSDSKFMPRTDENKLRFMLEAFRFQGAESGLLYITCHMRATSTSRIIDSDHRACSFMDGWKEASGVDAACNSCDAGGYGSPGVVNGGGKKQVGGSWTTGGGQQGGGSWTTGGGQHGGGSWTTGGGQQGGGSWTPGGGQQGGGSWTPGGGQQGGGSWTTGGGSTGGGSTGGGSTGGGGTGGGGSTVIKQGSLPWIPGGGKQVGGSWTTGKQIGSSWVSGGGTRKGRSLTDEETVWKGAVTLGPIAIGEQQ from the exons ATGGTGATCAAGTGCACCGCTGTGTGCCTAGTGGCACTGGCCTTgctctgcagtgtgtgcaaTGCTCAGCGCTACCTTAGTCCGAGACAGGACACCAAACAGGGGACCCAGGATCCCCAGCAGACAAGGAATACATTTGAAAAGCCAATCACCTGGATGTACCCTGAAGAGCCTCAGCCTGAGCCCAAGACTGATGTTCCCTTTGAGCTTCGGCACCCTGTCCCTGCTGCGACTGTTGCTGTAGACTGCCGGGAGAAGGACGCACACGTGGAGGTCAAGAAGGACCTCTTTGGAATCGGCCAGTTCATCAATCCCGATGACCTCACTCTAGGAAACTGCGGCCTTGTGGGGGAAGACACAGCCGCTCACGTGCTGATTTACGAGTCTGAGCTGCATGATTGCAACAGCAAGTTACAG ATGACGGATGACTCTCTCATCTACACCTTCAGTCTTCAGTATAACCCAAAGCCAATGGGCAACATCCCTGTTGTAAGGACTACCAATGCTGCTGTGATTGTGGAATGCTACTACCCAAG GCATCACAACGTGAGCAGCCTACCTCTCGACCCACACTGGGTCCCGTTCTCTTCTGTCAAGGTTGCAGAGGAGTTCTTGTACTTCAGTCTGACCCTCATGACCA GCGACTGGATGCATGAGAGGCCCCGCTATGAGTACTATCTGGGGGACATGATTTTTGTCGAGGCCACTGTCAAGCAGTACTATCACGTGCCCCTCCGTGTTTATGTGGACAACTGCGTGGCTACGCTGACACCGGAAATTAATTCCAGCCCCAGATATGCCTTCATTGAGAATGG ATGTTTAGTTGATGCATGGATCACGAGCTCGGACTCTAAATTCATGCCACGCACAGACGAGAACAAGCTTCGgttcatgttagaggcctttAGGTTCCAGGGTGCTGAAAGTGGACTG CTCTACATTACTTGCCACATGAGAGCCACGTCTACAAGCCGCATCATTGATTCTGACCACAGGGCCTGCTCTTTCATGGACGG TTGGAAGGAGGCTAGCGGAGTGGATGCAGCATGCAATTCCTGTGACGCTGGTGGATACGGATCTCCTGGCGTAGTGAACGGTGGAGGCAAAAAACAAGTGGGCGGTTCCTGGACCACTGGTGGTGGCCAACAAGGGGGTGGATCCTGGACCACTGGTGGTGGTCAACATGGGGGTGGATCCTGGACCACTGGTGGTGGCCAACAAGGGGGTGGATCCTGGACCCCTGGTGGTGGCCAACAAGGGGGTGGATCCTGGACCCCTGGTGGTGGCCAACAAGGGGGTGGATCCTGGACCACTGGTGGTGGTAGCACTGGTGGCGGTAGCACTGGTGGCGGTAGCACTGGAGGTGGTGGCACTGGCGGCGGTGGCTCAACCGTCATCAAACAAGGGAGTCTTCCCTGGATCCCTGGTGGTGGCAAACAAGTGGGTGGTTCCTGGACCACTGGCAAACAAATCGGCAGTTCCTGGGTCAGTGGCGGTGGTACGAGGAAGGGCCGTTCATTGACAGATG aaGAGACAGTCTGGAAAGGTGCTGTCACGCTGGGTCCCATCGCCATCGGAGAGCAGCAATAA